TAAACACGTGAGCCGTAACCAACAACGCCTCGGGCGATCGATGGATGATAAGTACGTCAAGCGGCGCCAGCGCGGCATCGCCGTGGTGGTCGCATCCGTCATCGTCATTCTAGGAGCTCTGATCTACATCGGAGTACGCATCGGCACTTCTTCGGCCGACTACGAAGGGGCCGGAAACGGCACCACGCAATTGGTGGAGGTCCCCGAAGGATCCTCCATGTCCGAGCTGGGACCCACGCTCGTGGAAAAGAATGTGGTCAAGACCCAAGAGGCATTCGACTCCGCGGCATCGATGAACCACAGCGCCAGCCAGATTCAACCTGGCTTCTACCGGCTGCAAGAAGAAATGAGCGCGGCGAATGCGGTAGAGGCGTTGCTTGATGAAAACAACCGCGTGGACATGCTTGAGGTTCAAGGCGGTGCGACCTTGGAGGACGTCAAGGTCGTCGGCGGTGACGTGCGCTTCGGTATCTACTCCTTGATTTCCCAAGTCAGCTGCGATGACGGCAATTGCTTGGAGAAGGAAGAGCTGGAAAAGGCGGCGGCAGAAACCGATCCTAAGGAGCTCGGCGCACCGGATTGGGCACTGGATGCCATTAAGAAACGCGGCAATGACCCGAAGCGTATTGAGGGCCTTATTGCCCCTGGCCAGTACGTTCTGGACCCGAATATGAGCGCCAAGGACATCCTGAAGGATCTCATTACCCGCTCTGCCAAGCGTTATGAGGAAACCGATATCGAAAMCCGCGCCAAGGCCATTGGGCTTTCGCCGTACGAGCTTTTGACCTCTGCCTCCTTGGTGGAGCGTGAGGCACCCGCCGGCGAATTCGACAAGGTAGCCCGCGTTATCCTGAACCGCTTGGACGAGCCCATGCGCCTCGAGTTCGACTCCACCGTGAACTACGGTCTGGAGGATGTCGAGCTGGCCACCACCGATGAGGCGCGTGGTGAGAAGACTCCGTGGAATACCTACGCTAAGGAAGGCCTTCCGGATACCCCGATTTCCTCGCCTTCTGATGAGGCAATCCGCGCGATGGAAGAACCTGCCGATGGTAACTGGAAGTTCTTCGTCACCGTGGATAAGGACGGCACCACCGTGTTCTCCGATACCTACGATGAGCACCTGGACCGTGTGGACGATGCTATCCGCTCCGGCGTCCTTGACTCTCAGCGCGAGGGTGAGGGAGCAGGAGCCGGCAACGGCGATGCCGCCTCGGACCAACCGGCTGAGTAGGCACTAGGCCGCAGCCAGAAAGGTAGACGCTCTCCATGCCGCGCGCCGCAGTACTCGGTAGCCCCATCGCACACTCGTTATCGCCTATCCTGCACAACGCGGGGTATACCGCAGTGGGGCTCAAGGAGTGGTCCTATACCCGCTTTGAGGTGACGGCCGATACCCTTGCCCCATTCTTGGAAGAATGCGGCCCCGAGTACCGCGGCTTTTCCGTGACCATGCCCGGTAAGTTCGCCGCGCTCGAGGTAGCAGAGGAACAAAGTGATAGGGCACGGCTTATCGGGTCCGCCAATACCTTGGTGCGCACCGAACATGGGTGGCGCGCGGATAATACCGATACCGAGGGCGTGCGCGGCGCCCTGCAAGAACTCATTGGGCTCCGCCCAGTCTCCCAGGCGCTTATCATCGGCGCGGGCGGAACCTCCCGCCCGGCGCTGTGGGCGCTGGCAGAACGCGGGATCGATCAGGTCACCATCTTGAACCGTTCCAACCGCCAAGCGGAGCTGCAGCCCTTGGCCGAGCGGCTCGGGCTCAATTTGCAGTATGCAACCTTTGACGATGACCTCGAGGACCTTTCCCGCTCCGCGGATTTGATTATTTCCACCGTGCCTTCGGCTGCGTTGGAGGATTATCGCTTCCAGCTTGCCCACGCCCCAGTGCTCGATGTGATCTATCACCCGTGGCCTACGACGCTCGCCGCCTGCGCCGCCGCGAATGGCTACTTCACCGTGGGTGGGCACGTCATGCTGGCGCATCAAGCGTTTAGCCAATTTGAGCAATTCACCGGGCTTTCCGCACCGCGCGAAGAAATGGTCGCGGCCCTGCAGGAAGAGCTTCGCCTGCGCAACCTCTAAGCACGCTGGGGATACGCCCATGTGCGCCGCCTTGCCATGAAGAGTGGCAAAGCGGCGCTTAGCCTTATGCCATGGGGATTTTCGGGGGAATACTTTATGGCCTGTGGGCAGCCGCCTTGTGCTGGTGGGATATTCGCGAGCGGCGCTTGCCCGATGCACTGACCATCCCCGTTGGGGTGTTATCGGTCACCTTTGCCACTTGGGGTGGGTTAGCCTGGCCATTGCTATACCTCCTAGTGGCGCTTTGTGGCGCCGGCATCGGCGGGGGRGATATTAAATTKGCCCTGCCGCTGGGCATGCTCGTTWGTGCCACGGCAGGCCCMCTGGGGGKTATTATCGCCTGCGGCGGTTCCSCTGTACTCACSCTGCTCGCAAGCGGCRTCGCGCGGGCCAAGGGSGGKGTGCCCCACGGGCCCTCGATGGTGCTATCGGCTGGGCTGGTTATGGCCGCGTATCCCCTCTTTGAGGGGTGAGGCGAATATATTGGGGTGCCTAGTTGCTCCGTGTGCATAGGTGCCGTGCGATAATACCCGCATGCTTCGTTGGACTACCGCTGGTGAATCCCACGGCCAGGCACTTATCTCCATGGTGGAGCACATGCCGGCCGGAGTACCCATTACCCGTGCTGAGATTTCTCATCAGCTGGCGCGGCGTCGCCTAGGATATGGCCGCGGTGCGCGCATGAAGTTCGAGGCCGATGAGGTTACGCTGCTCGGCGGCGTCCGCCATGGGCTGACGATTGGTAGCCCGATTGCCATCATGATCGGCAATACTGAATGGCCGAAATGGACCACCGTCATGTCCGCAGATCCCATCGATATGGAGGATGAGGACGTAGCAAAGGCGATGAATTCGGGCCGAGGTGCGCCCTTGCAGCGTCCGCGCCCAGGCCACGCCGATTTTGCGGGCATGGTGAAATATAACCACAGCGAGGCCCGACCCATCTTGGAGCGTTCTTCTGCGCGCGAGACCGCTGCGCGGGTTGCCGCCGCGACCGTAGCGCGGAACTTCCTGCGGGAAACGTTGGGCGTTGAGGTCTTTTCCCACGTGATTTCTATCGGCGCATCGCAGCCCTATGCCGGTCCTTCCCCCAGTTTTGCGGATATCGAGGACATCGATAACTCTCCGGTGCGCGCCTTTGGTAAGGATGCCGAATCTTCGATGATTTCAGAGATCGAAGCCGCAAAGAAGCAGGGAGATACCTTGGGCGGCATCGTCGAGGTAATCGTCGATGGCCTCCCCATTGGCCTCGGCTCACACATCTCGGGCGATGACCGCTTGGACGCACAGCTGGCTGGAGCATTGATGGGTATTCAGGCCATCAAGGGCGTAGAAATCGGCGATGGCTTCGATGAAGCGCGTCGACGCGGCTCCGAAGCCCACGATGAGATGGTCCGCACCGAGGATGGCGTAACTCGCCTGAGCAACCGGGCCGGCGGCTTGGAAGGCGGCATGACTAACGGGCAGCAATTGCGGGTCCGCGCCGCTATGAAACCGATTTCCACGGTGCCGCGCGCCTTGCAGACGATCGATATGGAAACCGGTGCCGATGCCACCGCAATTCACCAGCGCTCAGATGTTTGCGCCGTTCCGGCAGCAGGAGTTGTGGCTGAGGCCATGGTCTCACTCGTGCTAGCGCGCGCAGTTTTAGATAAATTTGGCGGGGATAGCTTGAGCGAGACCTGCCGTGCCATTGCTGCATATGAAGAATACGTTTCGCAGCGACTCGCCTTTAACCAGGAGTAAATGATGACAACGCCAACCGATGTAACGGGACAGCCACATCCTTGCGTCGTTTTGATTGGCCCGCCCGGGGCGGGAAAGTCCACGATTGGCCGCCGGCTTTCGCATGCGCTGAATTGCGATCTGGTGGATTCGGATCACCTAATTGAAATGGCCGAGGGAAAACCCTGCGGCGAGGTCTTTAGTGAGAAAGGCGAACCGGCGTTTCGCGAGCTCGAGGCCGAACATGTCGCTGAAGCCTTGCAGAAGGGTGGGGTAGTAAGCCTGGGCGGCGGCGCGGTGATGACGGCCTCCACGCGCGAGCTTCTGGAGCGCCACACCGTCGTCTTCCTCGATATTTCCGCAGAAGAAGGCGCGCGCCGCACGGCCGGCGACCGCAATCGCCCGGTGCTGGCGGCGGATAACCCGGTTGAACATTACCGGTCAATCGTGGAAACGCGCAGGCCTTTCTATCTTGAGGTGGCCGATTTTCGCGTACGCACGGATACTCGCTCCCCGCAGCAGGTCGTGGGCGATATCCTGGGCTTTTTAGAAACCCTCTAGCCGGGAACCCCACCCGCATCCCTGCAGGTTATCGCTGCGTAGAAAGGACAGTCCAATGCTCACCATCGCCGTTAACGGACCGAGCCCGTATGAGGTCCGCATCGGAGCGGGTCTTAGCGAAGATATCGCGCGGCGTTGTGCGGACACGGGTGCCGATAAGGCGGCGGTCATCTTCCAGCCTGCCCTGCGTACCGCCGCAGAAGAACTCGCGAAATCCGTAGAAGCGCAGGGCGTCACCCCCGTCTTGTGCGAGGTGCCGGATGCTGAGGCGGCCAAGCAACTGAGCGTGGTGGGAAACGTGTGGGACCGCCTTGGTGAGGCGGGTTTTAGCCGCAGCGATGTCGTCATCGGTGTAGGCGGCGGGGCAACTACGGATATGGCAGGCTTTGTCGCCGCCGGATGGATGCGCGGCATTAAGGTCATTCAGGTTCCTACGACCCTTCTCGCCATGGTTGATGCCGCGGTGGGCGGGAAAACCGGAATCAATACGAAGGTCGGGAAGAACCTCGTCGGCGCCTTCCACGAGCCGGATTCTGTATTCGTCGATCTGGAACGCCTAGACACCCTCCCACAGGCAGAAATCGTGGCTGGTTCCGCAGAGATCATTAAGACCGGGTTCATTCATGATCCGGTCATCGTGGAACGCTACGTGGAAAATCCAGGTGCTTGCCTTGACCCACGCGGTGTCCTGCCGGAATTGATTGAGCGTTCCATCGCGGTGAAGGCAGCGGTGGTGGGAGAAGACCTCAAGGAAGCCGGGCTGCGCGAGACCCTTAATTATGGGCATACCTTTGGCCACGCCATAGAAAGGCAAGAAAACTATGCGTGGCGCCACGGCAATGCGGTAGCCGTAGGCATGATGTTCATTGCCCACCTTTCCCACCAGCGAGGCCTGATAGATGCGGAACTCGTGGAATTGCACCGCAGCATCCTGACCAATATCGGCCTGCCTACGGCGTATCAACCCGGGAAATTCGCGGAATTATATGAGGCGATGACCCACGATAAGAAAAACCGCGACGGGAAGATCCGCTTCGTGGCGCTGACCGGAATCGGTGCGACGACGCGGATAGAGGGCCCCACGCGCGAAGAACTAGAAGCGGCGTATGCCGCCATTACGGAGTAGATATGAAAATCGTTGTTCTCAATGGCCCGAACTTAAATAGGTTGGGCAAGCGCCAACCGGACGTCTATGGTTCCACGACGCTAAGTGATGTCGAAGAACTGGTTTCCAAGCGTGCCGAGAAGCACGGGGCAGAGGTCGAGTTTTTCCAGTCGAATTTTGAAGGCGAGCTCATTGAGAAGGTCCACGAGGCCGCCGATGCCGGAAGTGCAGTCATCATTAACCCAGGTGGGCTGACGCATACCTCCGTTGCTCTGCGCGACGCCCTGGCAGAGATTGCCGATGGCGCCGGCTTCGTGGAGGTGCATATCTCCAACGTGCACGCCCGGGAGGAGTTTAGGCACCATTCTTATTTGAGCCCCATTGCCCGCGGCGTCGTCGCCGGTTTGGGAGTCTTTGGGTACTGCGCCGCGGTGGACTATCTATGCCAATAATCACCGGCCAGACCGATGCCCCTCGGGCGCAGATGGAAAGAAGGCATCGAACCTAGCCACCTGTGCCGCGGAAATAGTTATAGTGGAAGAATAAATTTTTAAGCTTCACTACGTTCCCGCAAAGGATGATTTTATGGCACTTGCAGATACCCGTTTCAGTGACCGCCGCCGGAAGCTAGCCGCCGAATTAGCCGGTCAGCGCATTGATGCGGTATTGGTAACCCACTTGATCCACGTCCGGTACCTGTCCGGATTTTCCGGTTCCAACGGCGGGATGCTGCTGCGCAAGGATCTCTCCGCGTTGATGGCTACCGATGGCCGCTATACCACCCAGATTGCCCAGGAAGTTCCGGATCTTGAGGCGGTCGAGGGCCGTTCTGTGGGCAAGGTGCTCCTACAGCAATTCGACAAGGATGAGACCCCGGTTCGCGTCGGCTTCGAAGCCGACTACATGTCCGTGTCGGAACTGGAAGATCTGAAGGATTCCGCACCGGATGGGGTCACCTTGGTGCCGATTTCTGGAATCATCGAGGACATCCGCATCACGAAGGATCCGGTAGAGCTAGAAAAGCTGGAGGAGATCGCGGCGCTTGCTAACCAGGCCTTGGAAGACCTTCTTGCCGCCGGCGAGCTGCGGGCGGGTCGCACGGAACGCGAAGTTGCCGCCGATCTGGAATTCCGCATGCGCATCCTAGGTTCCGAGCGAGTGAGCTTCGATACCATCGTGGCCTCTGGCCCGAACTCTGCCATGCCACACCACGGCGCGGACGATCGCGTGATCGAGGATGGGGACTTGGTTACCATCGATTTTGGCGCTCACCTGCGCGGATTTAACTCTGACTGCACCCGCACCTATGTCGTGGGTATGGTAAACGACTTTGCCAAGGAGATCTACGATGTGGTGCTGCGCGCCCAGCAGGCCGGCGTCGAGGCTGCGGTAGCGGGCACGTCGCTTTCCGATGYCGMCGCCSCCTGCCGCAACGTTATCGCCGATGCCGGATACGGCGACTACTTCGTCCACTCCACCGGGCACGGCGTGGGCTTGGACGTGCATGAAGCACCCTTTGCCGCCACGACCGGTAAGGGCGAGCTGGCGCCAGGGATGACGCTGACCATCGAACCGGGCGTGTATGTGCCGGGCAAGGGCGGCGTGCGCATCGAAGATACGCTGATTATCACCGATGGAGCCCCGAAGATCATTACCGCCGCCTCCAAGGACTTTACTGAGCTGCCCGCATAGGTAGGCTTGGCCCCTGCGGCTCCTCCCTTTCTTGGGAAGAGATTTTAGGGGGTACCGGTGGCCTGCGGGTGCGGGCTATCCGGTAGGCTTATACTTTGCTTTCAACCTTTCAACCACAATATTCGGGAGTTTAACCGCAATGGCTGATACTACTGATTTCAAGAACGGACTCGTTCTCAAGATTGACAACAAGCTGATGCAGATCACCGAGTTTCAGCATGTTAAGCCGGGCAAGGGCCCAGCATTCGTGCGCACCAAGCTGAAGGACGTCGTCTCCGGAAAGACCGTGGACAAGACCTGGAACTCGGGTGTCAAGGTAGAAACCGCCACGGTGGACCGCCGCGACATGACCTACCTGTACAACGACGGCACCAGCTATGTCGTCATGGATGAAAAGACCTTCGAGCAGTTTGAGCTTTCGCCGGATAAGTTCGGCGATGCCGCACGTTTCCTGCTGGAAAACATGCGCGTGCAGGTCTCCTTCTACGAGGATGAGGCATTGTTCGCGGAGCTTCCTATCTCCGTCGACCTCAAGGTAGAGCACACCGAGCCAGGCCTGCAGGGTGACCGTTCCTCCGGCGGCACCAAGCCCGCCACGCTCGAGACCGGCGCCGAGATCCAGGTCCCGCTGTTCATTGAAATCGGCAATGTACTAAAGATCGATACCCGCACCGGCGAGTACCTGTCCCGCGTCAACAACTAGGGCCTTATCTTGTCTGATAACACTGCTAAGCGGGATATCAATCATAAACGGCATACCGCGCGCTACCGGGCGCGCCGGCGCGCAGCGGATATCCTCTATGAAGCGGAGAACCGGGACGTCGATCCCGTCGCCATTGTTGAGGATCGCGTTGCTTTGGCGCGCGAGGATCGCCACGCTGTAGCGCCCATCGCGGACTACACCAAGGTCATCGTCCAAGGCGTAGCAGAAGAGCTAGACGCTATCGATGACACGATCTCGCGTTACCTTTCCCAGAATTGGGAGTTGCACCGCATCCCCGCCGTCGACCGCGCTATCCTGCGCCTTTCGGTCTGGGAGCTATTGTTTAATCCGGATGTTCCCACCGCGACGGCCGTCGTGGAGGGCGTGGAGCTGGCCTCGCAGTATTCCCACGATCAAGCCGCACCGTATATCCACGCGGTCTTGGATGACGTCGCGCAATCTCGTTCCGAGCTAAGCCCGATGAATAACGGCGGCGATGAGGAAGAAAGCGACGCCGCGGGATCCGAAGACTCCCATGCGGACCCTGCGGCTTCGACGCACGCAGAGGCGCCAGGGGAGTCAGAGGAGCCCGAAGAGTCAGCCCCGGCTGCGGAAGCGGAAGCAGACGCGGAAGAGGAAAACTCCTAAATCAAACCGTTCCCCGTCTCCCGCTGCGCTATGCCGCGGGAGACAGCCGGTTCGCACGGCCCCAACCGTGGCGTTTGTACAATGATTGCCATGGGTAAATTTAAGATCAAAGATGCGCTCGACCTCCGCGCCGGAAAGACCTTTCAGCTTGCCGATGTCGATCCCACGGCGACTCCAGGATTCGATGGCTCAAAGTCTGACTTAGAAGACCGCTTCAAACACTATGACGATGAGCTCTATGATTTGCAGGAGCGCCTTTTTGCTAATGGCAGGGCGCATGCCGATGATGCACCCTCGCTTTTAGTAGTCCTGCAAGGAATGGATACCTCCGGCAAAGGCGGGGCCATTCGCCATGTCTTTTCCGTCTTTGATCCGCAGGGCACGAAGACCGTCGGTTTTGGCAAGCCGACGGAAGAGGAAATGAAACACGATTTCCTGTGGCGCATCCGCAAACACGATCCGGTTCCTGGGCAAGTCGTGGCCTTTGACCGGTCCCACTACGAAGACGTGCTGATTCAACGCGTGCACGAGTGGGGGGATGAGGAAGAGATCGACCGCCGCTTTGAGGCGATTCGTGAGTATGAGCAAGAGCTCGCCGGAAAGCGGGTAAAGATCTTGAAGGTCTTTTTGCACATCTCGCCGGAGTTCCAAAAGGAAAACCTCATTGAGCGGACCGAGCGCGAGGATAAGTACTGGAAGTACGATCCTTCAGATCTTGAAGAGCGCGGCTATTGGAATAAATACATGGCGGCCTATGAGGATGCCATCCGCCGGACGGATGAGCTTTGGGCGCCGTGGTTTGTTATCCCCACGGATAATAAGAAATACGCGCGCATGGCCTTGAAGTACCTCATTGTTGATGCACTGCGGCACCTGAACCTGTCGTGGCCTGCGCCCGAATTCGATCCGGAGGCAGAAAAGCAGCGCATCCTCGACGCGGACTAGGCACTAGCCGCGGCGCCTAGAGCCCAAGAGGGCAAGGCGCCCCAAAAATCCCCGCACCGTCGCCGCGCCCTAGCACGCGAATGCGCGAGGCGGGGCGAAACAAGTGCGGGGGAGAAGGCCTTAGGTAAGGCGGCTTAAGCGTTGTCGGACGGCGTGGAGTTTTCCTCGCTGCCGTTTCCGGCCTTCGCAGCGGTTTCAGATCCGAGCTTGGCCATTTCCTCGGCGGCAGACACCATGGCGTCCTGGCCGTTGATGACGGCGTCGACGGCCTTCTTCAAAGCGGTGGTAAGCTGCTCATCGGTCATTCCGGCGGCGGCGGGAATATCGCGCTCGGTGCGGACGACGAGCATATCGTCGTGCTCAGAAATAACGGCTCGCGCGCCGAATGCGACAGAGTTGATCTGGTTGGCAGCGAGGAAGAGCCCGGCATCGGCCTTGGAGAACGAGGCATCGGTTGGCACGTCGCAGCGCACGATGATAACGGAATCCAAGACCGCAAACATGGTGGGCAGGCCATTGAGGTTGGCGGTGGCGGCGTCGATTTCGCCTTCCACCTTGGTTAGCTCAATATCGAAGGTGCCCATGGCAGCAACGACGCGGTCCAGATCGACCTCGGGCAAATTGTTTTCGGTAGATGCGGTGGATGCATTAGTCATGGTTATGCTCCTCCCAGGTGACAAGCTGTGGGTAGTGCTCTTCAACAAAAGCCATGGACTGCAGCATGGAGTCCAAGGTGGACATCACGAAGGCACCGATCTGGTTGCGGGACAGGCCATGGGAAATGTTGATTTCGCGCACGCCGGAGACGGCCAGATTATTTTCGGACGATTCAAAAAAGCGCAGGGTCGGCGCGAAGTGCTGTTGGTTCCACTTGTTGAGAACCATGAGCAGTTGTGGGCCCTCCGAGGCTGGGGCATTACCGCGCCAGACGGAGTCCGCCACGAGGACATCGTCACGCACCTGCAGGGCAATAGCGATATTGGAAAAGCCGGTGCGCAGGATCTTTACCGTTTCACCTTCGCCGACGGTCTGTTCTTCTACGCGGTACTCGAGCTTTTCGGAGTCAAAAATCTCACCGATGCGCTCGAGGGTGACATCCTCAATGGGCGTATCGGGATACAGGGTTGGTTCTTCAGACACGTAAGTAGTCTCAATCCATGTACTAATCGGGGATAATGGTCAACCCTTTCTAGTTTACCTAACTACACCGGCGCTTTCTGGCAAGTGAGGATTGCGGCAGGTCTTGTTCACAGTCCGGCACGCGGACCGAAGTACGTGACTGGGGTTGCCCGCAAATCGTGGACACGTAGTAGAGCTACCTAGCGGTTAGGCAGCGATTTTTTCTTCGTTTCTGGTTTGGGTGATGTGATTTTCGAAATCGACAGGGCGGACCATCCCAAGGGCGGAGTGCCGGCGCCGACGGTTGTAGACTACTTCAATCCAGTAAGCCACAGCCTGACGCGCAGTATCGCGGGTTGCCCAGCGTTTCCGGTCGTAGAACTCGGTCTTAAGCGTCGACCAGAACGACTCGGCCATCGCGTTATCGAAACACACCCCAGTGCGCCCTACCGACTGAGCAACCCCTAGGTTGCGGCACACGTCCCAGAGCTGCTCGCTGGTAAATTGTGTTCCCCGGTCAGCGTGAAACACCAGCCCCTCAGGAACATACCCACGCGTACACACTGCGTGGGCCGTCCACTAAAGAGTGCCTAAAAACTACCCCCGGTACCCGATATCCGCACCGGTCGGTACTCGATACCGCCCTACCGGTACTAAATAGCGTCGCGCGTCAACCTCCATTGAGGACTGGCAGTGGATGTACGAGACCAACGTGCTCGGCACCGTGCGCATGATTCAGGCGCTCATGCCCAAGTTAGAGCGGGTGCCGGATCTTTCCGGGCTGATTATTAATGTCGGTTCCATTGCCGGCTGGACGGTGTACGAAGGCGGTTCAGGCTATAACACCGCGAAGCACGGCGTGCGCGTGATTTCTCGCGCGCTGCGCCTAGAAAACCACGATGTGCGCGTTACCGAGATCGATCCTGGCCGCGTGGCCACGGACTTTTCCTTGGTGCGCTTCAAGGGCGATGAGAAACGCGCGGCCAAGGTGTATGACGGCCAGCTCAACCTCGTGGCAGAGGATATTGCCGAGGCCATCCGCTGGGTTGCTGCCCAACCGGCCCACGTCAACGTGGATACGATGACCATCAAGCCGCGCACGCAAAGCTAGGCTGCCTTGCTTTCGAGCATCGAACCTTTGATACTCCGGAGTGTAAATGACGATCCCTTTGTAACGACAAGTAAGTTAGAAGAAGAGAGAAAAGGAACCTGAGTTCTCGATATTGTGCGACAAATATTTATAGAGTTTTGAAAATTTTCTTGAAAGTTCACCAAAAGTTTTGAGCGTTTAAGTAGCAGTGCAAACTTGCACGAGAAGCAGTCAAATAGGATTTGAACAACGAAAATTACTTAGCTGATGTGTTCCGTCGACTTGGAGTGACATGCGAGGATGAACATCGCGAAAACGGATTAAGCGCTCGCGATTTTCAAATAAATTACGAAGCCTCAAATTTTACTTAGTACATGGAACCAAGCTTGGATGATTAAGCTTGTGAAGTTTTCTGAGTTTAGATGAGTTTCACTTCAAAACTACTCTGCCTGTTATGCTCGGTCACTAGTGACTCAAATCCTTGAGGGCTTTTGACAGATCTAAGTACAAGTAGTCATCATTTGAATCTTCTGAGCCACGTTCGCTAAGCCAGTTGACAATTGACTTCCAATTATCCAGTGACGCATCTATATTTTCTTGTTGTTTAATGATGCTGATAAGAATTGTTTCGGTTCTCGCCGCTAGACGAACCTGATCGTATTTATTGTTCTTTATTGCCTGAAATAGTGTCTCTATATGATCCTTTTTTAAATCTTTAGCAAAAAGTTCCAAAGCGCGAAGATTCGCCTCGGCATCACGAAAACTGCAAGATTCCCTGACCAGCACTAAAGCCCGTTGAATTAAAGATTCACGATCGGAAGTTAAATTATGTAATGTAGCTAGTTGCTTTGCTTCCAGATTGTCGATTAGTTGAGATCTGCGGTCCCTAAATTTCTGTTTGAGCGGAGGGTCGCCAGCTAAGTAACCTTTTGAAAAGAGATCGGAGTCTTTAGCTGCGGAGATTACCGTTGATAGACGTTTTTCGGCGGTTCCGGGGATAGTATCCCAAA
This is a stretch of genomic DNA from Corynebacterium accolens. It encodes these proteins:
- the efp gene encoding elongation factor P; translated protein: MADTTDFKNGLVLKIDNKLMQITEFQHVKPGKGPAFVRTKLKDVVSGKTVDKTWNSGVKVETATVDRRDMTYLYNDGTSYVVMDEKTFEQFELSPDKFGDAARFLLENMRVQVSFYEDEALFAELPISVDLKVEHTEPGLQGDRSSGGTKPATLETGAEIQVPLFIEIGNVLKIDTRTGEYLSRVNN
- the nusB gene encoding transcription antitermination factor NusB gives rise to the protein MSDNTAKRDINHKRHTARYRARRRAADILYEAENRDVDPVAIVEDRVALAREDRHAVAPIADYTKVIVQGVAEELDAIDDTISRYLSQNWELHRIPAVDRAILRLSVWELLFNPDVPTATAVVEGVELASQYSHDQAAPYIHAVLDDVAQSRSELSPMNNGGDEEESDAAGSEDSHADPAASTHAEAPGESEEPEESAPAAEAEADAEEENS
- a CDS encoding prepilin peptidase translates to MGIFGGILYGLWAAALCWWDIRERRLPDALTIPVGVLSVTFATWGGLAWPLLYLLVALCGAGIGGGDIKXALPLGMLVXATAGPLGXIIACGGSXVLTLLASGXARAKGGVPHGPSMVLSAGLVMAAYPLFEG
- a CDS encoding shikimate kinase, giving the protein MMTTPTDVTGQPHPCVVLIGPPGAGKSTIGRRLSHALNCDLVDSDHLIEMAEGKPCGEVFSEKGEPAFRELEAEHVAEALQKGGVVSLGGGAVMTASTRELLERHTVVFLDISAEEGARRTAGDRNRPVLAADNPVEHYRSIVETRRPFYLEVADFRVRTDTRSPQQVVGDILGFLETL
- the aroB gene encoding 3-dehydroquinate synthase; this translates as MLTIAVNGPSPYEVRIGAGLSEDIARRCADTGADKAAVIFQPALRTAAEELAKSVEAQGVTPVLCEVPDAEAAKQLSVVGNVWDRLGEAGFSRSDVVIGVGGGATTDMAGFVAAGWMRGIKVIQVPTTLLAMVDAAVGGKTGINTKVGKNLVGAFHEPDSVFVDLERLDTLPQAEIVAGSAEIIKTGFIHDPVIVERYVENPGACLDPRGVLPELIERSIAVKAAVVGEDLKEAGLRETLNYGHTFGHAIERQENYAWRHGNAVAVGMMFIAHLSHQRGLIDAELVELHRSILTNIGLPTAYQPGKFAELYEAMTHDKKNRDGKIRFVALTGIGATTRIEGPTREELEAAYAAITE
- a CDS encoding shikimate dehydrogenase codes for the protein MPRAAVLGSPIAHSLSPILHNAGYTAVGLKEWSYTRFEVTADTLAPFLEECGPEYRGFSVTMPGKFAALEVAEEQSDRARLIGSANTLVRTEHGWRADNTDTEGVRGALQELIGLRPVSQALIIGAGGTSRPALWALAERGIDQVTILNRSNRQAELQPLAERLGLNLQYATFDDDLEDLSRSADLIISTVPSAALEDYRFQLAHAPVLDVIYHPWPTTLAACAAANGYFTVGGHVMLAHQAFSQFEQFTGLSAPREEMVAALQEELRLRNL
- a CDS encoding M24 family metallopeptidase, with the translated sequence MALADTRFSDRRRKLAAELAGQRIDAVLVTHLIHVRYLSGFSGSNGGMLLRKDLSALMATDGRYTTQIAQEVPDLEAVEGRSVGKVLLQQFDKDETPVRVGFEADYMSVSELEDLKDSAPDGVTLVPISGIIEDIRITKDPVELEKLEEIAALANQALEDLLAAGELRAGRTEREVAADLEFRMRILGSERVSFDTIVASGPNSAMPHHGADDRVIEDGDLVTIDFGAHLRGFNSDCTRTYVVGMVNDFAKEIYDVVLRAQQAGVEAAVAGTSLSDXXAXCRNVIADAGYGDYFVHSTGHGVGLDVHEAPFAATTGKGELAPGMTLTIEPGVYVPGKGGVRIEDTLIITDGAPKIITAASKDFTELPA
- the aroQ gene encoding type II 3-dehydroquinate dehydratase, with the protein product MKIVVLNGPNLNRLGKRQPDVYGSTTLSDVEELVSKRAEKHGAEVEFFQSNFEGELIEKVHEAADAGSAVIINPGGLTHTSVALRDALAEIADGAGFVEVHISNVHAREEFRHHSYLSPIARGVVAGLGVFGYCAAVDYLCQ
- the aroC gene encoding chorismate synthase, which codes for MLRWTTAGESHGQALISMVEHMPAGVPITRAEISHQLARRRLGYGRGARMKFEADEVTLLGGVRHGLTIGSPIAIMIGNTEWPKWTTVMSADPIDMEDEDVAKAMNSGRGAPLQRPRPGHADFAGMVKYNHSEARPILERSSARETAARVAAATVARNFLRETLGVEVFSHVISIGASQPYAGPSPSFADIEDIDNSPVRAFGKDAESSMISEIEAAKKQGDTLGGIVEVIVDGLPIGLGSHISGDDRLDAQLAGALMGIQAIKGVEIGDGFDEARRRGSEAHDEMVRTEDGVTRLSNRAGGLEGGMTNGQQLRVRAAMKPISTVPRALQTIDMETGADATAIHQRSDVCAVPAAGVVAEAMVSLVLARAVLDKFGGDSLSETCRAIAAYEEYVSQRLAFNQE
- the mltG gene encoding endolytic transglycosylase MltG — its product is MDDKYVKRRQRGIAVVVASVIVILGALIYIGVRIGTSSADYEGAGNGTTQLVEVPEGSSMSELGPTLVEKNVVKTQEAFDSAASMNHSASQIQPGFYRLQEEMSAANAVEALLDENNRVDMLEVQGGATLEDVKVVGGDVRFGIYSLISQVSCDDGNCLEKEELEKAAAETDPKELGAPDWALDAIKKRGNDPKRIEGLIAPGQYVLDPNMSAKDILKDLITRSAKRYEETDIEXRAKAIGLSPYELLTSASLVEREAPAGEFDKVARVILNRLDEPMRLEFDSTVNYGLEDVELATTDEARGEKTPWNTYAKEGLPDTPISSPSDEAIRAMEEPADGNWKFFVTVDKDGTTVFSDTYDEHLDRVDDAIRSGVLDSQREGEGAGAGNGDAASDQPAE